A DNA window from Pseudomonas tohonis contains the following coding sequences:
- a CDS encoding nucleobase:cation symporter-2 family protein translates to MTRPTPHPVDQLLPVRQLLTYGLQHVLVLYAGAVAVPLILGSALGLSHAQIVLLINANLLTSGIATLVQTLGFWKFGARLPLVQACSFIALAPMIMIGKEYGLAQVFGAVIAAGAITIALAPVFSRLLRFFPPVVIGSLITIIGISLMPAAAIWLGGGNPGAADFGAPANLLLGLATVAITLVVYARFSGFIGNLAVLIGLLLGSLLAAACGMTDFSRVGEAAWFELSAPMAFGVPQFSLTPILIMTLAMLVIMAETTGNCLAIGQLTGRTIDARTLGNAFRADGLSTVIGGLFNSFPYNAFTQNTGLIALSQVKSRFVVAAAGGIMVAMGLFPKLGALIAAVPTPVLGGGAIVMFGMTTVAGIQELSRVRFEGTRNAIVVAVSVSVGVLPMSFPALFAHAHGALKLVLESGIFLGAITAIVLNLLLNGRERSEPHAQGAADLAD, encoded by the coding sequence ATGACCCGCCCCACGCCCCATCCCGTCGACCAGCTTCTGCCTGTGCGACAGCTCCTCACCTATGGCCTGCAACACGTGCTGGTGCTCTATGCCGGCGCCGTGGCGGTGCCGCTGATCCTCGGCAGCGCCCTGGGCCTGAGCCATGCGCAGATCGTCCTGCTGATCAATGCCAACCTGCTCACCTCCGGCATCGCCACGCTGGTCCAGACCCTGGGCTTCTGGAAGTTCGGCGCGCGCCTGCCGCTGGTGCAGGCCTGCTCGTTCATCGCCCTGGCGCCGATGATCATGATCGGCAAGGAGTACGGCCTGGCCCAGGTGTTCGGCGCGGTGATCGCCGCCGGTGCCATCACCATCGCCCTGGCGCCGGTGTTCAGCCGCCTGCTGCGCTTCTTCCCACCGGTGGTGATCGGCAGCCTGATCACCATCATCGGCATCTCGCTGATGCCTGCCGCCGCCATCTGGCTCGGCGGCGGCAACCCCGGCGCGGCGGACTTCGGCGCCCCGGCCAACCTGCTGCTGGGCCTGGCCACGGTGGCCATCACCCTGGTGGTGTACGCGCGCTTTTCCGGCTTCATCGGCAACCTCGCGGTGCTCATCGGCCTGCTGCTGGGCAGCCTGCTGGCGGCGGCATGCGGCATGACCGACTTCAGCCGTGTCGGCGAGGCGGCCTGGTTCGAGCTCTCCGCCCCCATGGCCTTCGGCGTGCCGCAGTTCTCGCTGACGCCGATCCTGATCATGACCCTGGCGATGCTGGTGATCATGGCCGAGACCACCGGCAACTGCCTCGCCATCGGCCAGCTCACCGGCAGGACGATCGATGCACGCACCCTGGGCAACGCCTTCCGTGCGGACGGCCTGTCGACGGTCATCGGCGGGCTGTTCAACAGTTTTCCCTACAACGCCTTCACCCAGAACACCGGGCTGATCGCCCTGTCACAGGTCAAGAGCCGCTTCGTGGTGGCCGCGGCCGGCGGGATCATGGTGGCGATGGGGCTGTTCCCCAAGCTCGGTGCGCTGATCGCCGCAGTGCCGACGCCGGTGCTCGGCGGCGGCGCCATCGTGATGTTCGGCATGACCACCGTGGCGGGCATCCAGGAGCTGTCGCGGGTGCGCTTCGAAGGCACGCGCAACGCCATCGTGGTCGCCGTCTCGGTGAGCGTCGGCGTGCTGCCGATGTCCTTCCCCGCCCTCTTCGCCCATGCCCACGGCGCCCTGAAGCTGGTGCTGGAGAGCGGCATCTTCCTCGGCGCCATCACCGCCATCGTTCTCAACCTGCTGCTCAACGGTCGCGAGCGCAGCGAGCCGCACGCCCAAGGCGCGGCCGACCTCGCCGACTGA
- the hppD gene encoding 4-hydroxyphenylpyruvate dioxygenase yields the protein MADIFENPMGLMGFEFIELASPVPNLLEPIFASMGFTKVATHRSKDVHLYRQGEINLILNNEPKSLASYFAAEHGPSVCGMAFRVKNAHQAYARALELGAQPIEIPTGPMELRLTAIKGIGGAPLYLIDRFGEGSSIYDIDFEFIEGVDRNPKGAGLKIIDHLTHNVYRGRMAYWADFYEKLFNFREIRYFDIKGEYTGLTSKAMTAPDGMIRIPLNEESSKGAGQIEEFLMQFNGEGIQHVAFLTDDLVKTWDALKALGMRFMTAPPTTYYEMLEGRIPNHGEPVEQLQSRGILLDGSADANDRRLLLQIFSETLMGPVFFEFIQRKGDDGFGEGNFKALFESIERDQIRRGVLATE from the coding sequence ATGGCCGACATCTTTGAAAACCCCATGGGCCTGATGGGCTTCGAATTCATCGAGCTGGCATCGCCCGTGCCGAACCTGCTGGAACCGATCTTCGCCAGCATGGGCTTCACCAAGGTGGCCACCCACCGCTCCAAGGACGTGCACCTGTATCGCCAGGGCGAGATCAACCTGATCCTCAACAACGAGCCCAAGAGCCTCGCGTCCTATTTCGCCGCCGAACACGGCCCGTCCGTATGCGGCATGGCCTTCCGCGTGAAGAACGCGCACCAGGCCTACGCCCGTGCCCTGGAGCTGGGCGCCCAGCCGATCGAGATCCCCACCGGCCCGATGGAATTGCGCCTGACGGCGATCAAGGGCATCGGCGGCGCGCCGCTGTACCTGATCGACCGCTTCGGCGAGGGCTCGTCCATCTACGACATCGACTTCGAGTTCATCGAAGGCGTGGACCGCAACCCCAAGGGCGCGGGGCTGAAGATCATCGACCACCTGACCCACAACGTGTACCGCGGCCGCATGGCGTACTGGGCGGACTTCTACGAGAAGCTGTTCAACTTCCGCGAGATCCGCTACTTCGACATCAAGGGCGAGTACACCGGCCTGACCTCCAAGGCCATGACCGCGCCGGACGGCATGATCCGCATCCCGCTCAACGAGGAGTCTTCCAAGGGCGCCGGGCAGATCGAGGAGTTCCTCATGCAGTTCAACGGCGAGGGCATCCAGCACGTGGCCTTCCTCACCGATGACCTGGTCAAGACCTGGGACGCGCTCAAGGCCCTGGGCATGCGCTTCATGACCGCGCCGCCGACCACCTACTACGAGATGCTCGAAGGGCGCATCCCCAACCATGGCGAGCCGGTGGAGCAGCTGCAGAGCCGCGGCATCCTGCTCGACGGCTCCGCCGATGCGAACGACCGCCGCCTGCTGCTGCAGATCTTCTCGGAGACCCTGATGGGCCCGGTGTTCTTCGAGTTCATCCAGCGCAAGGGCGACGATGGCTTCGGCGAAGGCAACTTCAAGGCGCTGTTCGAATCCATCGAACGCGACCAGATCCGCCGGGGCGTGCTCGCCACCGAGTGA
- a CDS encoding AraC family transcriptional regulator has translation MLHSRQACLGRLEVASNSGTGHAFAKHSHDECVIGVNRVGEEQVWLDRRSFRAGAGDITLYNPGQIQGGGVKEGEPWRYVGLYVTAEQLADDLGLARVEFHRACIHQPDLAASLADAVERALGGDALVRERAEERLLLWLGQLVQRSAGPLPDTAAVGVGSMTRVQELLAERLQDSPSLDELAAELGLCKFHLLRAFQKHTGLSPRQWAMQLRTRRARGLLRAGWSATDTAHALGFADQSHLNRHFRAAYGITPGELKRLFNA, from the coding sequence ATGCTCCATAGCCGACAGGCCTGTCTCGGCCGCCTGGAAGTCGCCAGCAACAGCGGCACCGGCCACGCCTTCGCCAAGCACAGCCATGACGAGTGCGTCATCGGCGTGAATCGGGTGGGCGAGGAGCAGGTGTGGCTGGATCGGCGCAGCTTCCGTGCCGGTGCGGGCGACATCACCCTCTACAACCCCGGGCAGATCCAGGGCGGCGGGGTGAAGGAGGGCGAGCCCTGGCGCTATGTCGGCCTCTACGTGACCGCCGAGCAGCTGGCCGATGACCTGGGCCTGGCACGGGTGGAATTCCACCGCGCCTGCATCCACCAGCCCGATCTGGCCGCCAGCCTGGCCGATGCGGTGGAGCGGGCGCTGGGCGGCGACGCCCTGGTGCGCGAGCGCGCGGAGGAACGCCTCCTGCTGTGGCTCGGGCAACTGGTGCAGCGCAGCGCCGGGCCCCTGCCGGATACGGCGGCGGTAGGCGTGGGGTCGATGACGCGGGTGCAGGAGTTGCTGGCCGAGCGGCTGCAGGACAGCCCGAGTCTCGATGAGCTGGCCGCCGAGCTGGGCTTGTGCAAGTTCCACCTGTTGCGCGCCTTCCAGAAGCACACCGGCCTCAGCCCCCGGCAATGGGCCATGCAGTTGCGCACCCGTCGCGCCCGCGGGTTGCTGCGTGCCGGCTGGTCGGCCACCGATACGGCCCATGCCCTGGGCTTCGCCGACCAGAGCCACCTCAATCGCCACTTCCGTGCCGCCTATGGCATCACCCCCGGCGAGCTGAAGCGCCTGTTCAACGCCTGA
- a CDS encoding nucleoside deaminase, translating to MTFTQLVPAGVTELDLELLRESIRLSRESRQRGRHPFAALVADRDGKVIARAGNNSMPPEGDPTQHAELLAVAEAARLLGPEALAGCTLYTSAEPCCMCAGAVYWTGVGRVVYALSEHALLGLTGAHPENPTFSLPCREVFARGQRQVTVLGPMLEREAAVPHEGFWT from the coding sequence ATGACCTTCACCCAACTGGTCCCTGCCGGGGTCACCGAGCTCGATCTGGAGCTGCTGCGCGAGTCCATCCGCCTTTCCCGGGAATCGCGCCAGCGCGGCCGCCACCCCTTCGCCGCCCTGGTGGCCGACCGCGACGGCAAGGTGATCGCCCGTGCCGGCAACAACTCGATGCCCCCGGAAGGCGACCCGACCCAGCACGCCGAACTGCTGGCGGTGGCCGAAGCCGCGCGCCTGCTGGGCCCGGAGGCCCTGGCCGGATGCACCCTCTACACCAGTGCCGAGCCCTGCTGCATGTGCGCCGGCGCGGTGTACTGGACCGGCGTCGGCCGGGTGGTCTACGCCCTCTCGGAACATGCGCTGCTGGGGCTGACCGGGGCCCACCCGGAGAACCCGACCTTCTCCCTGCCCTGCCGCGAGGTGTTCGCCCGTGGCCAGCGCCAGGTCACGGTGCTGGGGCCGATGCTGGAACGTGAAGCGGCGGTCCCCCACGAGGGCTTCTGGACGTGA
- a CDS encoding LysE family transporter, with protein sequence MLLLFCSAFAFGVVFCLSPGAVLAETLRRGLLHGFRPALLVQFGSLVGDAVWAVLGLAGLTLLLGQEQVRVPLTLACAAYLAWLGLRSLRDAWQLPEEGDATEHEGRGALLTGAAISLTNPKNIVYWGALGTAMAGMIGGAPDMAQTGVFFAGFMTASLACCFLCAALVDWLRRNSSPTWHRVSHGLCGVLLLVMAALALRGLA encoded by the coding sequence ATGCTCCTGCTGTTCTGTTCGGCCTTCGCCTTCGGCGTGGTCTTCTGCCTGTCTCCCGGCGCCGTGCTCGCCGAAACCCTGCGTCGCGGCCTGCTGCACGGCTTCCGCCCGGCGCTGCTGGTGCAGTTCGGTTCCCTGGTGGGGGATGCGGTCTGGGCGGTGCTGGGCCTCGCGGGCCTGACCCTGTTGCTCGGCCAGGAGCAGGTGCGCGTGCCGTTGACCCTGGCCTGCGCGGCCTACCTGGCCTGGCTCGGGCTGCGCAGCCTGCGCGATGCCTGGCAGCTGCCGGAGGAGGGGGACGCCACCGAGCACGAGGGGCGCGGAGCGCTGCTCACCGGCGCGGCGATCTCGCTGACCAACCCGAAGAACATCGTCTACTGGGGTGCCCTGGGCACGGCGATGGCGGGAATGATCGGCGGTGCGCCGGACATGGCCCAGACCGGCGTGTTCTTCGCCGGCTTCATGACGGCCTCGCTGGCCTGCTGCTTCCTCTGCGCGGCGCTGGTGGACTGGCTGCGGCGCAACAGCTCGCCGACCTGGCACCGGGTCAGCCACGGGTTGTGCGGGGTGTTGCTGCTGGTGATGGCGGCGCTGGCCCTGCGCGGGCTGGCCTGA
- a CDS encoding IclR family transcriptional regulator, whose protein sequence is MAIQRDDAEAPKRQKVQAAEVGTDILKGLAELAPATSLSRLAEHVGMPAAKVHRYLQALIASGFAEQDAATNHYGLGREALFVGLAAIGRLDVVRAATPQLSELRDALNETCFLAVWGNKGPTVVHVEQPLRAVTLVTRVGSVLPLLGSSTGLVFASYLPDAETAPLREEEAGLPGVPDAKALRKQIAEIRAGGLHHVHGLLMPGVNALSAPVFAVGEQIAGVITVVGAASGFQAETSGRAAQLLKQAAESITARMAGVRPA, encoded by the coding sequence ATGGCCATCCAACGGGACGATGCCGAGGCGCCCAAGCGGCAGAAGGTGCAGGCGGCTGAAGTCGGCACCGACATTCTCAAGGGGCTCGCCGAACTGGCGCCGGCCACTTCCCTGTCACGCCTGGCGGAGCATGTCGGCATGCCGGCGGCCAAGGTCCACCGCTACCTGCAGGCGCTGATCGCCAGCGGCTTCGCCGAACAGGACGCCGCCACCAACCACTACGGCCTGGGGCGTGAGGCGCTGTTCGTCGGCCTCGCCGCCATCGGCCGGCTCGATGTGGTGCGGGCCGCCACGCCGCAGCTGTCGGAGCTGCGCGATGCGCTCAACGAAACCTGCTTCCTCGCCGTCTGGGGCAACAAGGGGCCGACCGTGGTGCATGTCGAGCAACCGCTGCGCGCGGTGACCCTGGTCACCCGCGTGGGTTCGGTGCTGCCGTTGCTGGGCTCCTCCACCGGCCTGGTGTTCGCCAGCTACCTGCCTGACGCCGAGACGGCGCCGCTGCGCGAGGAGGAGGCCGGCCTGCCCGGCGTGCCCGACGCCAAGGCGCTGCGCAAGCAGATCGCCGAGATCCGCGCCGGCGGCCTGCACCACGTGCATGGGCTGCTGATGCCGGGGGTGAACGCGCTCTCCGCGCCGGTTTTCGCGGTGGGCGAGCAGATCGCCGGGGTGATCACCGTGGTCGGTGCCGCCAGTGGCTTCCAGGCCGAAACCAGCGGCCGTGCGGCGCAGCTGCTGAAGCAGGCGGCCGAATCCATCACCGCCCGCATGGCGGGTGTTCGTCCGGCCTGA
- the fahA gene encoding fumarylacetoacetase, with product MTQIDQRRSWIASANGHPDFPLQNLPLGIFSPVGGTPRGGVAIGEQILDLKVATTTGLFEGEAADAARVAAGEDLNAFFALGANARRALRRQLQELLAEGSPAQARLEALGAELLPAAVDCQLHLPARIGDYTDFYVGIHHANNVGRLFRPDNPLLPNYKYVPIGYHGRASTVCISGTPVHRPNGQTLPPGAEVPNFGPSKRLDYELELGIWIGRGNAMGEAIAIGEAEQHIAGYCLLNDWSARDLQAWEYQPLGPFLAKNFATSVSPWVVTAEALEPFRTAQPARPEGDPQPLPYLLDANDQARGAFDIKLEVLLQTAAMRERGQQPQRLALSNTQHMYWTVAQLVAHHAVGGCKLQPGDLFGSGTLSGPEADAFGSLLESTFGGKQPLSLASGEQRTFLESGDEVILRAWCEGEGRVRIGFGECRGRVL from the coding sequence ATGACCCAGATAGACCAACGCCGCAGCTGGATAGCCTCCGCCAACGGCCACCCCGACTTCCCCCTGCAGAACCTGCCCCTTGGCATCTTCAGCCCGGTGGGCGGCACCCCGCGCGGTGGCGTGGCCATCGGCGAGCAGATCCTCGACCTCAAGGTCGCCACCACCACCGGCCTGTTCGAAGGTGAAGCGGCGGACGCCGCGCGCGTCGCCGCCGGGGAAGACCTCAACGCCTTCTTCGCCCTCGGCGCCAACGCCCGCCGCGCCCTGCGCCGCCAGCTGCAGGAGCTGCTCGCCGAAGGCAGCCCCGCCCAGGCGCGCCTCGAAGCCCTCGGTGCCGAACTGCTGCCGGCCGCCGTCGACTGCCAGCTGCACCTGCCGGCACGCATCGGCGACTACACCGACTTCTACGTGGGCATCCACCACGCCAACAACGTCGGGCGCCTGTTCCGCCCGGACAACCCGCTGCTGCCCAACTACAAGTACGTGCCCATCGGCTATCACGGCCGCGCGTCCACCGTGTGCATCTCCGGCACCCCGGTGCACCGCCCCAATGGCCAGACCCTGCCGCCGGGCGCCGAAGTACCGAACTTCGGCCCGAGCAAGCGCCTGGACTACGAACTGGAGCTGGGCATCTGGATCGGCCGGGGCAACGCCATGGGCGAGGCCATCGCCATCGGCGAGGCGGAGCAGCACATCGCCGGCTACTGCCTGCTCAACGACTGGTCCGCACGCGACCTGCAGGCCTGGGAATACCAGCCGCTGGGCCCCTTCCTGGCGAAGAACTTCGCGACCTCGGTCTCGCCCTGGGTGGTGACGGCCGAGGCCCTGGAGCCCTTCCGCACCGCCCAGCCCGCGCGCCCGGAAGGCGACCCGCAACCGCTGCCCTACCTGCTGGACGCCAACGACCAGGCCCGTGGCGCCTTCGACATCAAGCTGGAAGTGCTGCTGCAGACCGCCGCCATGCGCGAACGCGGCCAGCAGCCGCAGCGCCTGGCCCTGAGCAACACCCAGCACATGTACTGGACCGTGGCCCAACTGGTGGCGCACCACGCGGTGGGCGGCTGCAAGCTGCAGCCGGGCGACCTGTTCGGCTCCGGCACCCTGTCCGGCCCCGAGGCCGACGCCTTCGGCAGCCTGCTGGAGAGCACCTTCGGCGGCAAGCAGCCGTTGTCGCTGGCCAGCGGCGAGCAGCGCACCTTCCTGGAAAGCGGTGACGAGGTGATCCTGCGCGCCTGGTGCGAAGGCGAAGGCCGTGTGCGCATCGGCTTCGGCGAGTGCCGCGGCCGGGTGCTCTGA
- a CDS encoding hydroxyisourate hydrolase, whose translation MKGLSIHVVDVARGCVADGLELRVERLEGERRELIHAGRIGADGLLAGLADEAGRCSAGVYEVSLRVADFYRAQGMVLPEPAFLDLLVYRFGIADTGQHYHLPFKLTAWGVSCFRGGA comes from the coding sequence GTGAAGGGCCTCTCCATCCATGTCGTCGACGTCGCCCGTGGCTGCGTCGCCGACGGGCTGGAGCTGCGGGTGGAGCGCCTGGAAGGCGAGCGTCGCGAGCTGATCCACGCCGGGCGCATCGGCGCGGACGGCCTGCTCGCCGGGCTGGCCGACGAAGCCGGGCGCTGCAGCGCGGGCGTCTACGAAGTCAGCCTGAGGGTGGCGGACTTCTACCGCGCCCAGGGCATGGTCCTACCCGAGCCGGCCTTCCTCGACCTGCTCGTCTACCGCTTCGGCATCGCCGATACGGGGCAGCACTACCACCTGCCCTTCAAGCTCACCGCCTGGGGCGTCTCCTGCTTCCGGGGCGGTGCCTGA
- a CDS encoding MFS transporter gives MTIQDISHATSPVDPATLRKVIAASAIGNFVEWFDFAVYGFLAVTIASLFFPPGNASLALLQTFAVFAVSFALRPLGGIVFGILGDKVGRKRILAITVLLMAAATTLIGLLPTYASIGLLAPLLLALARCIQGFSAGGEYAGACAFVMEHAPPEQKARYGSFVPVSTFMAFAAAAGIVFGMGLLLSEAQMQGWGWRVPFLVAAPLGLIGLYMRLHLDESPAFRALAAAPQAAHSPLKETLQGHGRTILCLSAFISATALSFYTFTTYLTTYMQVVGGASRPTALLASLMALLFAALLCPLVGRYSDWVGRRRTIVTGCACLIIAVYPAFVLAASGSLLAAALGAMLLAVGAVVCGVVTAVLLSEQFPTQVRYTASAFTYNLAYTVFGGTAPLVATWLIEQTGDRLSPALYLIAIALLALAGGLALPESSRRSLDYQPE, from the coding sequence ATGACCATCCAGGATATTTCCCACGCCACCTCGCCCGTCGATCCGGCGACCTTGCGCAAGGTCATCGCCGCCTCGGCCATCGGCAACTTCGTCGAATGGTTCGACTTTGCCGTGTACGGCTTCCTCGCGGTGACCATCGCCAGCCTGTTCTTCCCACCGGGCAATGCCTCCCTCGCGCTGCTGCAGACCTTCGCCGTGTTTGCCGTGTCATTCGCCCTGCGCCCGCTGGGCGGGATCGTCTTCGGCATCCTCGGGGACAAGGTCGGGCGCAAGCGCATCCTGGCCATCACGGTGTTGCTGATGGCCGCGGCCACCACCCTGATCGGCCTCTTGCCGACCTATGCGTCCATCGGCCTGCTCGCCCCGCTGCTGCTGGCCCTGGCCCGCTGCATCCAGGGCTTTTCCGCCGGCGGGGAGTACGCCGGCGCCTGCGCGTTCGTCATGGAGCACGCGCCTCCCGAGCAGAAGGCCCGCTATGGCAGCTTCGTCCCGGTGTCGACGTTCATGGCCTTTGCCGCCGCCGCCGGCATCGTGTTCGGCATGGGGCTGCTCCTGTCCGAGGCCCAGATGCAGGGCTGGGGCTGGCGCGTGCCCTTCCTGGTCGCGGCGCCCCTGGGGCTGATCGGCCTGTACATGCGCCTGCACCTGGACGAGTCGCCGGCGTTCCGTGCCCTGGCGGCAGCCCCGCAGGCCGCCCACTCGCCGCTGAAGGAAACCCTGCAGGGGCACGGCCGCACGATTCTCTGCCTGTCGGCCTTCATCTCCGCCACCGCGCTGTCGTTCTATACGTTCACCACCTACCTCACCACCTACATGCAGGTGGTCGGCGGTGCCTCGCGGCCGACCGCCCTGCTCGCCAGCCTGATGGCCTTGCTGTTCGCCGCCTTGCTGTGCCCGCTGGTAGGGCGCTATTCGGACTGGGTCGGGCGTCGGCGCACCATCGTCACGGGGTGCGCCTGCCTGATCATCGCGGTCTACCCCGCCTTCGTGCTGGCAGCGTCGGGCAGCCTCCTGGCCGCGGCGCTGGGGGCGATGCTGCTGGCGGTGGGTGCGGTGGTCTGTGGCGTGGTGACGGCCGTGCTGCTGTCCGAACAGTTCCCGACGCAGGTGCGCTACACCGCCTCGGCATTTACCTACAACCTGGCGTACACGGTCTTCGGGGGCACCGCACCGCTGGTGGCGACCTGGCTGATCGAGCAGACCGGCGACCGCCTGTCACCGGCCCTCTACCTGATCGCCATTGCGCTGCTGGCGCTGGCAGGTGGCCTGGCACTGCCGGAGTCGTCCCGACGCTCCCTGGACTACCAGCCGGAATGA
- the maiA gene encoding maleylacetoacetate isomerase, giving the protein MDLYTYYRSTSSYRVRIALALKGLEVRHVPVNLIRDGGEHHQPAYRAINPQGRVPALRTDSGEVLIQSPAIIEYLEETHPQPPLLPGDALQRARQRQVAALIGCDIHPLHNVAVLNRLRKMGTDEDGVNAWIGHWISEGLAAVEALIGDDGFCFGAQPGLADVYLLPQLYAARRFAVDLASYPRILRVERLALEHPAFRTAHPDAQADKPA; this is encoded by the coding sequence ATGGACCTGTACACCTACTACCGCTCCACGTCGTCCTACCGCGTGCGCATCGCGCTCGCGCTGAAGGGGCTGGAGGTCCGGCACGTACCGGTCAACCTGATCCGCGACGGCGGCGAGCACCATCAGCCGGCCTACCGCGCGATCAACCCCCAGGGCCGCGTCCCCGCCCTGCGCACCGACTCCGGCGAGGTGCTGATCCAGTCACCCGCCATCATCGAATACCTCGAAGAAACCCACCCGCAGCCGCCCCTGCTGCCGGGCGATGCGCTGCAGCGCGCACGCCAGCGCCAGGTCGCCGCGCTGATCGGCTGCGACATCCACCCGCTGCACAACGTCGCGGTGCTCAACCGCCTGCGCAAGATGGGCACCGACGAGGACGGCGTGAACGCCTGGATCGGCCACTGGATCAGCGAAGGCCTGGCCGCCGTCGAAGCACTGATCGGCGACGACGGCTTCTGCTTCGGCGCCCAGCCGGGCCTGGCGGACGTCTACCTGCTGCCCCAGCTCTACGCCGCCCGACGCTTTGCCGTGGACCTGGCGAGCTACCCGCGTATTCTCAGGGTCGAGCGCCTGGCCCTTGAACACCCGGCCTTCCGCACCGCCCACCCGGACGCCCAGGCCGACAAGCCGGCCTGA
- the hmgA gene encoding homogentisate 1,2-dioxygenase, with the protein MSSSLPLAYQSGFDNQFTSEALPGALPAGQNSPQRAPYGLYAEQFSGTAFTVPRAEARRTWLYRIRPSAAHPRFQRLERQIPGRQLGPIDPNRLRWDAHDIPTERTDFIDGLLTIAATADPEQASGVSVHIYRANTSMQRVFFNADGEWLIVPEQGRLRLATELGLLDVEPLEIAVIPRGMKFRVELLDESARGYICENHGVALRIPDLGPIGSNGLANPRDFLAPVAHFEDIDTPVTLVQKFLGELWATELDHSPLDVVAWHGNNVPYKYDLRLFNTIGTVSYDHPDPSIFTVLTSPSDTPGMANVDFVIFPPRWMVAEKTFRPPWFHRNLMNEFMGLIQGAYDAKAGGFTPGGASLHNCMSAHGPDNASTTAAINAELKPHKLDHTMAFMFETGRVLRPSRYALECPQLQNDYDACWNGMAKTFNGRN; encoded by the coding sequence ATGAGCTCCTCACTGCCCCTCGCCTACCAGTCCGGCTTCGACAACCAGTTCACCAGCGAAGCGCTGCCGGGCGCCCTGCCCGCCGGGCAGAACTCACCCCAGCGCGCGCCCTACGGGCTCTATGCCGAGCAGTTTTCCGGCACCGCCTTCACCGTGCCCCGCGCCGAGGCCCGCCGCACCTGGCTGTACCGCATCCGCCCATCCGCCGCGCACCCACGCTTCCAGCGCCTGGAGCGGCAGATCCCCGGCCGCCAGCTGGGCCCGATCGACCCCAACCGCCTGCGCTGGGATGCCCACGACATCCCCACCGAGCGCACCGATTTCATCGACGGCCTGCTGACCATCGCCGCCACCGCCGACCCCGAACAGGCGTCCGGCGTCAGCGTGCACATCTACCGCGCCAACACTTCGATGCAACGCGTGTTCTTCAACGCCGATGGTGAATGGCTGATCGTCCCCGAACAGGGCCGCCTGCGCCTGGCCACCGAGCTGGGCCTGCTGGACGTGGAGCCCCTGGAGATCGCGGTGATCCCGCGTGGCATGAAGTTTCGCGTCGAGCTCCTGGACGAGAGTGCCAGGGGCTACATCTGCGAGAACCATGGCGTCGCGCTGCGCATCCCCGACCTCGGCCCCATCGGCAGCAACGGCCTGGCCAACCCGCGTGACTTCCTCGCCCCGGTGGCGCATTTCGAGGATATCGACACCCCCGTGACCCTGGTGCAGAAGTTCCTCGGCGAGCTCTGGGCCACCGAACTGGACCACTCGCCCCTGGACGTGGTCGCCTGGCATGGCAACAACGTGCCCTACAAGTACGACCTGCGCCTGTTCAATACCATCGGCACGGTCAGCTACGACCACCCGGACCCGTCGATCTTCACCGTGCTGACCTCGCCCAGCGACACCCCCGGCATGGCCAACGTCGACTTCGTGATCTTCCCGCCGCGCTGGATGGTGGCCGAGAAGACCTTCCGCCCGCCGTGGTTCCACCGCAACCTGATGAACGAGTTCATGGGCCTGATCCAGGGCGCCTACGACGCCAAGGCCGGCGGCTTCACCCCTGGCGGCGCCTCGCTGCACAACTGCATGAGCGCCCACGGCCCGGACAACGCCAGCACCACCGCCGCCATCAACGCGGAACTCAAGCCGCACAAGCTCGATCACACCATGGCGTTCATGTTCGAAACCGGCCGCGTGCTGCGACCGAGCCGCTACGCCCTGGAATGCCCGCAGCTGCAGAACGACTACGATGCCTGCTGGAACGGCATGGCCAAGACCTTCAATGGCAGGAACTGA